Proteins encoded in a region of the Chondrinema litorale genome:
- a CDS encoding antA/AntB antirepressor family protein — protein sequence MELIKIYKGNLVDARELHQFLESKRDFSNWITQRINRYGFIDGEDFTTNLLKSTGGRPSKEYYLTFDMAKELAMVENNDRGRQARRYFIEAEQALMQLRQNERLESFLKLEESKDNLYINIQNIGGSHADFVQVDLDGRKVFFNGEPLPDEQLHEMLLKARDFAIAMTNDNFKSDIRNLKDATFFHKRNHADVRDLLKQNTGKLPEEIDPEDDIKQIGQ from the coding sequence ATGGAATTAATAAAAATATACAAAGGGAATTTAGTGGATGCTAGAGAACTGCATCAATTTTTAGAAAGTAAAAGAGACTTTTCAAACTGGATTACTCAAAGGATAAATAGATACGGATTTATAGATGGTGAAGACTTTACAACAAATTTGTTGAAAAGTACTGGAGGGCGTCCTAGCAAAGAATATTATCTTACTTTTGATATGGCCAAAGAACTAGCTATGGTCGAAAATAATGATAGAGGTAGACAAGCTAGAAGATATTTTATTGAGGCTGAACAAGCTTTAATGCAATTAAGGCAAAATGAAAGATTAGAAAGTTTTTTGAAACTAGAAGAGTCCAAAGATAATCTCTATATTAATATCCAAAATATTGGAGGGTCTCATGCCGATTTTGTGCAAGTAGACTTAGATGGTAGAAAAGTGTTTTTTAATGGAGAACCATTACCTGATGAACAGTTACACGAAATGCTATTAAAAGCACGAGATTTTGCTATTGCAATGACCAACGATAATTTTAAATCAGATATTAGAAATCTTAAAGATGCTACATTTTTTCATAAAAGAAACCATGCTGATGTAAGAGATCTACTGAAACAGAATACAGGAAAGTTGCCAGAAGAAATAGATCCTGAAGATGACATTAAACAAATCGGGCAATAA